The Sulfitobacter sp. S223 genome has a window encoding:
- a CDS encoding DUF2282 domain-containing protein, which produces MSTTMKTLAIAGAVAASMTSVATTANAASKEKCYGVSLAGKNDCAAGPGTTCAGTSVTDYQGNAWTLVDEGTCEAIELPAMADGTERAGSLEALERDLPA; this is translated from the coding sequence ATGTCCACAACCATGAAAACACTCGCCATTGCCGGTGCTGTTGCAGCTTCGATGACAAGCGTCGCAACCACAGCCAATGCCGCCTCCAAAGAAAAATGCTACGGCGTGTCGCTCGCAGGGAAGAATGACTGCGCCGCAGGCCCCGGCACGACCTGCGCAGGCACATCCGTCACCGATTATCAGGGCAACGCATGGACATTGGTCGATGAGGGCACCTGCGAAGCCATCGAACTGCCTGCTATGGCTGATGGCACAGAACGCGCAGGTTCTCTGGAAGCTCTGGAACGCGATCTGCCGGCATAA
- a CDS encoding DUF692 domain-containing protein, with translation MFDQSSPARPLPNGVGVGYKPQHFNDLMASPAPVTWIEVHAENYMGDGGRPHAQLRALSEHLALSVHGVGLSIGGEAPLDREHLKRLKILLDRSNPSSFSEHLAWSTHGAEFLNDLLPLPYTQATLNRVADHIDQVQETLGREMLLENPSSYLAFAESTFSETNFLDALVQKTGCGLLLDVNNVFISSTNLNLSPQAYIDAYPLAAVAEIHVGGHDEDHDDAGAPLLIDSHGAPVVDPVWCLLEYTLQQTGPKPVLVEWDTDVPDWPTLRAEADRAATCLAGAEVT, from the coding sequence ATGTTTGACCAATCCTCCCCCGCGCGACCACTGCCAAATGGCGTTGGCGTGGGCTACAAACCCCAACATTTCAATGATCTGATGGCGTCACCTGCACCGGTGACCTGGATTGAAGTTCATGCCGAAAACTATATGGGTGACGGTGGGCGGCCCCATGCCCAGCTACGTGCGTTGTCAGAACATCTGGCCCTGTCTGTTCACGGTGTCGGCCTGTCCATTGGCGGTGAAGCGCCGTTAGACCGCGAGCATTTGAAGCGGTTGAAAATCCTTTTAGACAGAAGCAATCCATCAAGCTTTTCCGAACATCTGGCATGGTCCACGCATGGTGCCGAGTTCCTGAATGACTTGCTGCCCTTACCCTATACCCAAGCAACGTTGAACCGGGTCGCCGATCACATAGATCAGGTACAAGAGACGCTTGGCCGCGAGATGCTGCTTGAAAACCCGTCCAGCTATCTCGCCTTTGCTGAAAGCACCTTCTCTGAAACCAACTTTCTGGATGCACTTGTCCAGAAGACCGGCTGTGGCTTGTTGCTGGATGTGAACAATGTATTCATCTCATCCACAAACCTGAACCTGAGCCCACAAGCCTATATTGATGCTTATCCGCTTGCGGCTGTGGCCGAGATTCATGTCGGCGGACACGACGAAGATCATGATGACGCCGGAGCCCCGCTGCTGATCGACAGTCACGGCGCGCCAGTCGTAGATCCTGTTTGGTGCCTGCTTGAGTACACCCTACAACAAACGGGTCCGAAGCCTGTTCTAGTAGAGTGGGACACAGATGTACCCGATTGGCCGACGCTGCGTGCCGAAGC
- the thrS gene encoding threonine--tRNA ligase, with protein sequence MAQIALTLPDGNARHYDAGITAGEVAADISKSLGKKAISATVNGAHFDLAWPIKEDASIAIHTMADEEQANELVRHDLAHVMARAVQDIWPDTKVTIGPVIKDGWYYDFDRKEPFTPEDLGLIEKKMKEIINARDPVRTEVWDRPRAIKHYEDLGEPYKVELIEAIPGDEPLRMYWHGYWQDLCRGPHLQHTGQLPGDAFKLMSIAGAYWRGDSNRAMLQRIYGVAFTGKEKLKAHLNMLEEAAKRDHRKLGREMDLFHMQEEAPGQVFWHPNGWMIYTQLQDYMRRKQRAGGYVEVNTPQVVDRKLWEASGHWEKYQENMFIVEVDEEHAREKTVNALKPMNCPCHVQIFNQGLKSYRDLPLRMAEFGSCNRYEPSGALHGIMRVRGFTQDDGHIFCREDQVEEETAIYIEFLSAIYKDLGFENFKVKFSDRPETRAGSDEVWDKAEAALLSATRKAGIEPEINPGEGAFYGPKLEFVLTDAIGRDWQCGTHQVDFVMPERLDSTYIGADGGKHRPVMLHRATLGSFERFIGILIEEHAGKLPFWLAPRQVVVASITSDADDYVREVVAELTAAGVRAEADIRNEKINYKVREHSVGKVPVILAVGNREVEERTVSVRRLGEKQTSVQALSDVTAALKTEATPPDFL encoded by the coding sequence ATGGCCCAGATCGCACTGACCCTTCCCGATGGCAACGCACGACACTACGACGCAGGTATCACTGCGGGCGAGGTCGCGGCCGACATCTCCAAATCTCTTGGCAAGAAAGCCATCAGCGCCACCGTCAACGGAGCGCACTTCGATCTGGCATGGCCGATCAAAGAGGACGCCTCAATCGCCATTCATACCATGGCCGACGAAGAGCAAGCCAACGAGCTGGTCCGCCATGATCTGGCACACGTCATGGCACGTGCCGTTCAGGATATCTGGCCCGACACCAAAGTCACCATCGGCCCTGTCATCAAGGATGGCTGGTACTATGACTTTGACCGCAAGGAACCTTTCACACCCGAAGACCTTGGCCTGATCGAAAAGAAGATGAAAGAGATCATCAATGCCCGCGACCCCGTCCGCACAGAGGTCTGGGACCGTCCCCGCGCGATCAAGCACTACGAAGATCTGGGCGAGCCATACAAAGTCGAGCTGATCGAAGCCATCCCCGGCGACGAGCCTTTGCGCATGTATTGGCATGGCTACTGGCAAGATCTGTGCCGTGGTCCACACCTGCAACATACCGGCCAATTGCCCGGTGACGCCTTCAAACTGATGAGCATTGCAGGCGCCTACTGGCGTGGCGACAGCAACCGCGCAATGCTGCAGCGCATCTACGGCGTTGCCTTCACCGGCAAGGAAAAGCTGAAGGCCCACCTGAACATGCTGGAAGAAGCAGCCAAGCGCGACCACCGCAAGCTGGGCCGCGAAATGGACCTGTTCCACATGCAGGAAGAAGCGCCCGGACAGGTTTTCTGGCACCCCAACGGCTGGATGATCTACACCCAGCTTCAAGATTACATGCGCCGCAAACAGCGCGCAGGCGGCTATGTAGAAGTGAACACGCCTCAGGTCGTTGATCGCAAGCTGTGGGAAGCCTCCGGTCACTGGGAAAAGTATCAGGAAAACATGTTCATCGTTGAAGTCGACGAAGAGCATGCCCGTGAAAAGACAGTCAACGCGCTCAAGCCGATGAACTGCCCTTGCCACGTACAGATCTTTAACCAGGGCCTCAAATCCTACCGCGATCTGCCGCTGCGCATGGCCGAATTCGGTTCGTGCAACCGGTATGAGCCATCGGGCGCGCTGCACGGTATCATGCGCGTACGCGGCTTTACGCAGGACGATGGACACATCTTCTGTCGTGAAGATCAGGTCGAAGAAGAAACCGCGATCTATATCGAATTCCTGTCGGCAATCTACAAAGACCTCGGTTTCGAGAACTTCAAAGTGAAGTTCTCTGACCGTCCAGAGACGCGCGCAGGCAGCGACGAAGTGTGGGACAAGGCGGAAGCAGCCCTTTTGTCAGCAACCCGCAAAGCGGGGATCGAGCCAGAGATTAACCCCGGCGAAGGCGCGTTCTACGGACCCAAGCTGGAGTTTGTTTTGACCGATGCTATCGGGCGCGACTGGCAGTGCGGCACCCATCAGGTTGACTTTGTAATGCCTGAACGCCTCGATAGCACATATATCGGTGCGGACGGGGGCAAACACCGCCCTGTTATGTTGCACCGCGCAACACTGGGATCGTTCGAGCGTTTCATCGGCATTTTGATCGAAGAGCACGCAGGCAAGCTGCCGTTCTGGCTTGCACCGCGTCAGGTTGTCGTTGCCTCTATCACCTCGGATGCGGATGATTATGTCCGCGAAGTTGTGGCAGAGCTGACAGCAGCAGGTGTGCGCGCCGAAGCAGACATTCGCAACGAGAAGATCAACTACAAAGTGCGTGAACATTCGGTTGGCAAGGTTCCGGTCATTCTGGCCGTCGGCAACCGTGAGGTTGAGGAACGCACTGTTTCGGTCCGCCGCCTGGGGGAAAAGCAGACCTCGGTTCAGGCGCTCAGTGATGTTACAGCGGCCCTGAAAACCGAAGCGACACCACCGGATTTTTTGTAA